From Scomber scombrus chromosome 21, fScoSco1.1, whole genome shotgun sequence, one genomic window encodes:
- the exoc7 gene encoding exocyst complex component 7 isoform X3 — protein sequence MGITGRMIPTEDASARKREIEEKLKQEQETLSFIRENLEKSDQLTKGMVSILSSFESRLMQLENSIIPVHKQTENLQRLQENVDKTLSCMDHVISYYHVAKDTDRIIREGPTGRLDEYLACIAKIQKAVEYFQDNNPDSPELNTVKARFEKGKELLEAEFRSLLTRYSKPVPPILILDAISMDDELEVQEEVVLEHLPEAVLQDIICIAGWLVEYGRNQDFMNVYYQIRSNQLDRSIKGLKDHFRKNSASSGILYSPAVQTKRKDTPTKKAPKRPGYDHDLRVKHLSDALTEKHGAAAGKDDVLDIEIDSYIHCISAFVKLAQSEYVLLAEIIPEHHQKKTFDSLIQEALDNLMLEGDNIVSAARRAIMRHDYSAVLTIFPILRHLKMNKSEFDSTLQGTAASTKNKLPTLITSMETIGAKALEEFADSIKNDPDKEYNMPKDGTVHELTSNAILFLQQLLDFHETAGAMLASQETSSSASSYTSEFNKRLLSTYICKVLGNLQLNLLSKSKVYEDSALSAIFLHNNYNYILKSLEKSELIQLVTVTQKKAETSYRELIEQQIQMYRSSWLKVTEHLTDRNMPVFQHGTKLKDKERQVIKDKFKGFNDGLEELCKIQKGWAIPDKEQRDFIRQAQKKVVSDAYRAFLHRCANITFTKNPEKYHKYRPEDIEEMIEKLFDTSA from the exons ATGGGAATTACCGGCAGGATGATTCCTACCGAGGATGCATCTGCcaggaagagagagatagaggagaaaCTGAAGCAG GAGCAGGAGACTCTTTCATTCATTAGAGAAAACCTGGAGAAGAGTGATCAGCTGACCAAGGGCATG GTCTCCATCCTGTCCTCGTTCGAGAGCCGCCTGATGCAGCTGGAGAACTCCATCATCCCGGTTCACAAGCAGACGGAGAACCTGCAGCGGCTGCAGGAGAACGTGGACAAAACTCTGTCCTGCATGGATCACGTCATCAGCTACTATCACGTGGCCAAAGACACCGACAGAATCATCAGAGAGGG ACCGACGGGCAGACTGGATGAGTATCTTGCTTGTATTGCAAAGATTCAGAAAGCTGTGGAATACTTTCAAGACAACAACCCCGACAGCCCCGAACTCAACACAGTG AAAGCGCGCTTTGAGAAGGGCAAAGAGCTGCTGGAGGCCGAGTTCCGCAGCCTCCTGACCCGCTACAGCAAACCCGTTCCCCCCATCCTCATTCTGGATGCCATCAGCATGGACGACGAGctggaggtgcaggaggaggtggtgcTCGAACACCTGCCCGAAGCCGTCCTCCAGGACATCATCTGCATCGCCGGCTGGCTGGTGGAATATGGACGCAACCAGG ACTTCATGAACGTCTACTACCAGATCAGGTCCAACCAGCTGGATCGCTCCATCAAAGGCCTGAAGGATCACTTCCGTAAAAACAGCGCCTCCTCTGGGATCCTCTACTCGCCCGCCGTCCAAACCAAACGCAAGGACACGCCCACCAAAAAGGCTCCAAAGCGACCAG GTTACGATCACGACCTGCGGGTCAAACACCTCTCTGACGCCCTGACCGAGAAGCACGGGGCCGCCGCAG GAAAGGATGATGTGCTGGACATCGAGATCGACTCCTACATCCACTGTATCAGCGCCTTCGTCAAGCTGGCCCAGAGCGAGTACGTCCTCCTCGCAGAAATCATCCCCGAGCACCACCAGAAGAAGACCTTTGACTCCCTCATTCAG GAGGCGCTGGACAACCTGATGCTGGAGGGCGACAACATCGTGTCTGCAGCCCGCAGAGCCATAATGCGCCATGACTACTCTGCCGTCCTCACCATCTTCCCCATCCTCAGACACCTGAAAATGAACAAGTCTGAGTTTGACTCAACACTACAG GGAACAGCAGCGAGCACCAAGAACAAGCTTCCGACACTCATCACCTCTATGGAAACCATCGGAGCCAAAGCTCTGGAGGAGTTTGCAGACAGCATCAAG AATGACCCTGATAAGGAGTACAACATGCCCAAAGATGGAACAGTCCACGAACTGACCAGCAAT GCCATCTTgttcctgcagcagctgctggACTTCCACGAGACAGCTGGAGCCATGCTGGCCTCACAAG AGACCAGTTCATCGGCGAGCAGCTACACCTCCGAGTTCAACAAAAGGCTCCTCAGCACTTATATCT GTAAGGTGTTGGGGAACTTGCAGCTCAACCTGCTCAGCAAATCCAAAGTGTACGAGGATTCAGCTCTGAGCGCCATTTTCCTGCacaacaactacaactacaTCCTCAAGTCGCTGGAAAA GTCCGAGCTGATCCAGCTGGTAACTGTGACCCAGAAGAAAGCCGAGACTTCGTACAGAGAGCTGATAGAGCAGCAGATCCAGATGTACCGCAGCAGCTGGCTGAAAGTCACCGAGCACCTTACAGACAGGAACATGCCCGTCTTCCAACATGGCACCAAG CTGAAAGACAAAGAGCGGCAAGTAATCAAAGACAAATTCAAG gGTTTTAACGACGGGTTGGAGGAGTTGTGTAAGATCCAGAAGGGTTGGGCCATCCCCGACAAAGAGCAGCGAGACTTCATCCGCCAGGCTCAGAAGAAGGTGGTGTCTGATGCGTACCGAGCGTTCCTGCACAG ATGTGCCAACATCACTTTCACCAAGAACCCCGAGAAGTATCACAAGTATCGACCGGAGGACATCGAGGAGATGATTGAAAAGTTGTTCGATACGTCTGCCTGa